Below is a genomic region from Peptostreptococcaceae bacterium.
TGGTTAAGGCGGAAAGTCGCGTCAGAAAAGCCATTTTGAATGAGAAGATATTGATGGAAATCGTAAAAAAAGTTTTGGTATAAATCTAAAAACTAAGCATAGCAAAAGGAGGTGCAAAAATGCCAGTAGTCAGAATAGATTGGAGAGAGGATCCTATTAATAGAGGTGCCGAGCAAAAGAAAATACTTATAGAAAAGATCACAAATGCAATTCATGATACCGTTGGTGTAGACAAATCAAGAGTCATCATTTTGATCAATGATTTTCCGGGAACATGTGTTGGAATGAATGGAAAACCGGCAGTCTAAGTAGGTGGATAAAGAAATATGAAAGGATGTAGTTAGTTATGAGTAAATTTACAGTAGTTGTCTCCGATTCACCGTTTCCAGATGACCAGCCATTCATTGATGAATTA
It encodes:
- a CDS encoding tautomerase family protein; the encoded protein is MPVVRIDWREDPINRGAEQKKILIEKITNAIHDTVGVDKSRVIILINDFPGTCVGMNGKPAV